The proteins below come from a single Leifsonia sp. 1010 genomic window:
- a CDS encoding VOC family protein, whose amino-acid sequence MDQRISLVTLGVADLARSRAFYEEGLGWTPADAPEGVVFYQLPGMAFALFGRDELAEDARHPVDGTFSGITLACNQRSEEEVDRVFAQAEAAGARILKPAERVFWGGYSGYFADPDGHVWEVAYNPGWTLAEDGTLTVG is encoded by the coding sequence ATGGACCAACGCATCAGTCTTGTGACGCTCGGGGTGGCCGACCTGGCGAGGAGCCGGGCCTTCTACGAGGAGGGGCTCGGCTGGACGCCGGCCGATGCTCCCGAGGGTGTCGTCTTCTATCAGCTCCCCGGGATGGCGTTCGCACTGTTCGGCCGGGATGAGCTGGCCGAGGACGCTCGGCACCCGGTCGACGGGACGTTCAGCGGCATCACGCTCGCCTGCAACCAGCGGTCGGAGGAGGAGGTGGATCGCGTCTTCGCGCAGGCCGAGGCGGCCGGTGCCCGCATCCTGAAGCCTGCCGAACGTGTGTTCTGGGGCGGCTACTCGGGGTACTTCGCCGATCCGGACGGCCATGTCTGGGAAGTCGCATACAACCCGGGATGGACGTTGGCGGAGGACGGAACGCTCACGGTCGGCTGA
- a CDS encoding glutamate--cysteine ligase produces MRTFGVEEELLLVDARGMATPVAPSVLADAPPVVDGPSVSAEFQQEMIETQTRPQLQTSELLLDIIGGRELADGLAQRHGARAIAVAMSPMRLRPHVTDDPRYAKMIERYGLTARGTLVCGFHVHVGIDSREEGVAVLDRIRTWLPTLLALSANSPFFGGADTGHASYRFAAWHQWQSAGPTDVFGSVEAYDRFERFLVDTGVILDTGMLYLDARVSHKQPTVEVRVADVCLDARDAAVIAALVRALVDTAAADWQAGVPPAAVPSAALRLAEWQAALTGVRGSLPHPVTWREVPAVEAIDALLSHTSAALEANGDLVLVRRGLARILTTGGGAGRQRTAFERRGRMRDVVALAVSATHEQSEDDDQVVA; encoded by the coding sequence GTGAGGACTTTCGGGGTGGAGGAGGAACTCCTCCTGGTCGACGCGCGCGGGATGGCCACGCCGGTGGCTCCGTCCGTCCTTGCGGACGCTCCGCCGGTCGTCGACGGGCCGTCGGTGAGCGCGGAGTTCCAGCAGGAGATGATCGAGACGCAGACGCGTCCGCAACTCCAGACCAGCGAACTGCTGCTCGACATCATCGGCGGCCGCGAACTCGCCGACGGGCTCGCCCAACGTCACGGCGCCCGCGCCATCGCCGTCGCCATGTCGCCGATGCGGCTCCGCCCGCACGTCACAGACGATCCGCGCTACGCGAAGATGATCGAGCGGTACGGGCTCACGGCCCGGGGCACCCTGGTCTGCGGCTTCCACGTGCACGTGGGAATCGACTCGCGCGAGGAGGGTGTGGCGGTGCTCGACCGCATCCGCACCTGGCTTCCGACCCTGCTCGCCCTGAGCGCGAACTCGCCGTTCTTCGGCGGAGCGGACACCGGGCACGCCAGCTATCGTTTCGCCGCATGGCACCAGTGGCAGAGCGCGGGACCGACCGACGTGTTCGGCTCGGTGGAGGCCTACGACCGGTTCGAGCGTTTCCTGGTCGACACCGGCGTCATCCTCGACACCGGGATGCTGTACCTCGACGCGCGCGTCTCGCACAAGCAGCCGACGGTCGAGGTCCGCGTCGCCGATGTCTGCCTCGACGCCCGTGACGCCGCCGTCATCGCGGCTCTCGTCCGCGCCCTGGTCGACACGGCGGCGGCGGACTGGCAGGCCGGGGTGCCCCCGGCAGCCGTCCCCTCGGCGGCACTGCGCCTCGCCGAGTGGCAGGCGGCGCTCACCGGCGTTCGCGGCTCTCTGCCGCATCCCGTCACCTGGCGCGAGGTGCCGGCGGTCGAAGCCATCGACGCCCTGCTGTCGCACACCTCGGCCGCGCTCGAGGCGAACGGCGATCTGGTGCTCGTACGACGCGGACTCGCGCGCATCCTCACCACTGGCGGAGGCGCCGGTCGTCAGCGAACGGCCTTCGAGCGGCGAGGGCGGATGCGGGATGTCGTCGCGCTCGCCGTCTCGGCGACCCACGAGCAGTCGGAGGACGACGACCAGGTCGTCGCCTGA
- a CDS encoding Na+/H+ antiporter, with product MLGLELVVVIGVTTLLTKVIARKTGIAQPLLLVGIGVLIGFIPLFRDIELAPEVVLFLFLPAILYWESLTTSLREIRSNLRGIILMSTGLVVVTAAAVAVLAHAMGLPWGAAWTLGAAIAPTDATAMTSFTRSLPRRNVTILRAESLVNDGTALVLWSLAVGFTVGDTDVSVGAVTLTLLIAYVGAAVIGALVAWIAILARRRLRDAITQNIAMLLTPFVAYLLAELVHASGVLAVVVAGLIISQAGPRIGVAEGRRQSDAFWTFTTFLLNASLFVLVGIELPRSTMELAVVDVGMGLVAIAAVTAVIVAVRFAYLFGTVYLIRLLDRRPQQKKRRMSDRARVVSGLSGFRGAVSLAAALAVPTTLENGSPFPGRDFIVFVTTGVIVVTLVGQGLVLPAVVRWARLPSDESVGHELRLAETSATRAALDELPHLAQRLGVDPEISERIQGEFEEHLELLEVEDESRDGEEAAERSRQDTELRLALLHCKREEVVRLRDEGEIDDIVLRDIQRRLDVEEVRLTGREPGE from the coding sequence GTGCTCGGACTCGAACTGGTCGTCGTCATCGGCGTCACCACCCTGCTGACCAAGGTGATCGCGCGGAAGACGGGGATCGCCCAGCCGCTCCTCCTTGTCGGCATCGGCGTGCTGATCGGGTTCATCCCCCTGTTCCGCGACATCGAGCTCGCGCCGGAGGTGGTGCTGTTCCTGTTCCTCCCCGCGATCCTCTACTGGGAGAGCCTCACCACCTCGCTCCGGGAGATCCGCTCCAACCTGCGCGGCATCATCCTCATGAGCACGGGCCTCGTCGTCGTCACCGCCGCCGCGGTCGCCGTGCTCGCGCACGCGATGGGCCTGCCCTGGGGTGCGGCGTGGACGCTCGGCGCCGCGATCGCCCCGACCGACGCGACGGCGATGACCTCGTTCACGCGCTCCCTCCCCCGCCGCAACGTCACGATCCTGCGCGCGGAGAGCCTCGTCAACGACGGGACAGCCCTCGTGCTGTGGTCCCTCGCGGTCGGCTTCACCGTCGGCGACACCGATGTCAGCGTCGGCGCCGTCACGCTGACCCTCCTCATCGCGTACGTCGGCGCAGCCGTCATCGGCGCCCTGGTCGCCTGGATCGCCATCCTCGCCCGCCGCCGGCTCCGGGATGCGATCACCCAGAACATCGCCATGCTGCTGACCCCGTTCGTGGCATACCTGCTGGCCGAGCTGGTGCATGCCTCCGGTGTGCTCGCCGTGGTGGTCGCAGGGCTGATCATCAGCCAGGCCGGTCCGCGCATCGGCGTGGCCGAGGGGCGGAGGCAGTCGGACGCCTTCTGGACCTTCACGACCTTTCTGCTCAACGCGAGCCTGTTCGTCCTCGTCGGCATCGAGTTGCCGCGCTCGACCATGGAACTGGCGGTGGTCGACGTCGGGATGGGTCTGGTCGCGATCGCCGCCGTGACCGCCGTCATCGTGGCCGTCCGGTTCGCCTACCTGTTCGGCACGGTGTACCTGATCCGGCTCCTCGATCGGCGCCCGCAGCAGAAGAAGCGCCGGATGAGCGACCGCGCCCGCGTCGTGAGCGGGCTCTCCGGCTTCCGCGGCGCCGTCTCCCTCGCCGCCGCCCTCGCGGTGCCGACGACACTCGAGAACGGCTCCCCCTTCCCCGGCCGCGACTTCATCGTGTTCGTCACCACCGGCGTGATCGTCGTGACGCTCGTCGGGCAGGGGCTCGTGCTCCCGGCCGTCGTCCGCTGGGCCCGCCTCCCCTCCGACGAGTCGGTCGGGCACGAGTTGCGGCTCGCCGAGACGAGCGCGACCCGCGCGGCCCTCGACGAGCTCCCGCATCTCGCTCAGAGGCTCGGCGTCGACCCGGAGATCAGCGAACGCATCCAGGGCGAATTCGAAGAGCACCTCGAACTGCTGGAGGTGGAGGACGAGTCGCGCGACGGCGAGGAAGCTGCCGAGAGGAGCCGGCAGGACACCGAGCTCCGGCTGGCCCTGCTCCACTGCAAGCGGGAGGAGGTGGTCCGGTTGCGGGACGAGGGCGAGATCGACGACATCGTCTTGCGCGACATCCAGCGGCGGCTGGATGTCGAGGAGGTCCGGCTCACCGGCCGCGAACCCGGCGAGTGA
- a CDS encoding bifunctional glycosyltransferase family 2/GtrA family protein gives MTHESSPHPAPLLALDVVVPVYNEQATLDTSIRRLHAYLSADVRYSWRITIADNASTDATPALADALAAELPHVVAVHLPLKGRGRALKAVWGTSPAEVLVYLDEDLSTDLAALPPLVAPLLSGHSDLAIGTRLGRSSRVARGGKREFISRSYNLLLRRAMSVGFSDAQCGFKAIRRDVAQRLLPLVEDDGWFFDTELLILAERAGLRIHEIPVDWVDDPDSSVDIVRTATDDLKGMLRVGTNLARGRIPLESVYAELGRRPFAPPHPPGFFGQVLRFGIVGVLSTAAYALLYLVLQSALSAQVANLAALLLTAIANTWANRRFTFGVDGPGMVKHQFQGLVVFGIAWALTSGSLAVLHAAVPHSSAQLQLVVLTAANLVATLLRFVLLRLWVFRRPRVGAAPVPSTASSPTLSLTSTESE, from the coding sequence ATGACGCACGAATCCTCTCCTCACCCGGCGCCCCTCCTGGCGCTCGACGTCGTCGTGCCGGTCTACAACGAGCAGGCGACGCTCGACACGTCCATCCGTCGGCTGCATGCCTACCTGAGCGCTGACGTGCGCTACAGCTGGCGCATCACCATCGCGGACAACGCGAGCACGGACGCGACGCCGGCGCTCGCCGATGCGCTGGCGGCCGAGCTCCCGCACGTCGTCGCCGTGCATCTGCCGCTGAAGGGACGGGGTCGCGCCCTCAAAGCGGTGTGGGGAACGTCGCCCGCCGAGGTGCTCGTGTACCTCGACGAGGACCTCTCCACCGACCTCGCCGCGCTGCCGCCGCTCGTCGCGCCGCTGCTGTCCGGTCATTCGGATCTCGCGATCGGCACCCGGCTCGGGCGTTCCTCCCGGGTGGCGAGAGGCGGGAAGCGGGAGTTCATCTCGCGGAGCTACAACCTGCTGCTGAGGCGGGCCATGTCGGTCGGTTTCAGCGACGCCCAGTGCGGGTTCAAGGCGATCCGGCGGGATGTGGCCCAGCGGCTGCTGCCCCTCGTGGAGGACGACGGCTGGTTCTTCGACACCGAGCTGCTCATCCTCGCCGAGCGCGCCGGGCTGCGCATCCACGAGATCCCGGTCGACTGGGTCGACGACCCGGACAGCTCGGTCGACATCGTCCGGACGGCGACGGACGACCTGAAGGGGATGCTGCGGGTGGGCACGAACCTTGCCCGCGGTCGCATCCCGCTCGAGTCGGTGTACGCCGAGCTCGGCCGACGCCCGTTCGCGCCCCCGCATCCGCCCGGCTTCTTCGGGCAGGTGTTGCGCTTCGGGATCGTCGGGGTCCTGTCGACCGCGGCCTACGCCCTGCTGTACCTCGTGCTGCAGAGTGCGTTGTCTGCGCAGGTCGCCAATCTGGCTGCGCTGCTCCTCACCGCGATCGCGAACACCTGGGCCAACCGGCGTTTCACGTTCGGCGTCGACGGGCCCGGGATGGTGAAGCACCAGTTCCAAGGTCTCGTGGTGTTCGGCATCGCGTGGGCGCTCACCAGCGGTTCGCTCGCCGTGCTCCACGCCGCGGTCCCGCACTCCTCTGCGCAGCTCCAGCTCGTCGTGCTGACGGCGGCGAACCTCGTGGCCACGCTGCTGCGCTTCGTCCTGCTGCGGCTGTGGGTGTTCCGGCGGCCGCGGGTGGGTGCGGCCCCCGTGCCGTCCACTGCTTCCTCTCCCACGCTCTCCCTCACCTCCACCGAAAGCGAGTGA
- a CDS encoding glycosyltransferase family 39 protein, which yields MNAMSTTATTGTTTTTATPSVVPGSGASPSGAAQGHSPGRVRAALRRIVRGREDAAHWERPALLGLLAVTALLYLWDLAASGYANSFYSAAVQAGSVNWEAFFYGSSDAANSITVDKPPASLWIMALSVRLFGLSSWSILVPEALMGVATVCLVYATVRRRFSAQTALLAGGVLAITPVAALMFRFNNPDALLVLLLTFSAYLTLRGIESGRVRWVVWAGVAVGFAFLTKQLQAFLILPVLAGVYLAAAPLSWRKRFGHLVAALGAVVVSAGWWVAIVELVPASLRPYIGGSQTNSFLELTFGYNGLGRLTGDETGSVTGGGGGGTGGGMWGQTGILRLFENEVGGQIAWLLPAALVLFAVALVLGRRMARTDARRATLLVFGGWLLVTAVAFSFMAGIFHAYYTVALAPALAVTVAVGASALWQARERLWIRIASAVIVLGTGIWAWVLLDRATDWLPWLKVAVLVASLVAAVLLVLPPRRALAAATIAVTLVAALLAPLAYTIQTVTTAHTGSIVTAGPTVAGGMGGPGGARGFGGAPGAGNGGPGRFGGQGTPPGATGTAPGGTGATGGTGTAPGGGGGMGSLLGSGTVGSQLAALLKADASSYTWVAAAVGSNSAAGYQLATQEAVMPIGGFNGSDPSPTLAQFQKYVAEGRIHYFIAGGVGGQANGGSNASSRIAAWVADTFTAQTVDGVTVYDLTE from the coding sequence GTGAACGCCATGTCCACCACTGCCACCACCGGCACCACTACCACCACTGCCACGCCATCCGTCGTCCCGGGTTCCGGAGCATCGCCGTCGGGGGCCGCCCAGGGGCATTCCCCGGGGCGCGTCCGCGCTGCCCTCCGCCGGATCGTCCGCGGTCGGGAGGACGCCGCCCACTGGGAGCGGCCCGCACTGCTCGGCCTCCTTGCGGTGACCGCGCTGCTCTACCTCTGGGATCTCGCGGCGAGCGGTTACGCGAACTCCTTCTACTCCGCGGCCGTGCAGGCGGGGAGCGTGAACTGGGAGGCCTTCTTCTACGGGTCGAGTGATGCGGCCAACTCGATCACGGTCGACAAACCGCCCGCGAGCCTCTGGATCATGGCGCTGTCGGTCCGTCTGTTCGGGCTCAGCTCCTGGAGCATCCTCGTTCCGGAAGCACTGATGGGCGTCGCCACGGTCTGTCTCGTCTATGCGACCGTGCGCCGGCGGTTCAGTGCGCAGACCGCCCTCCTGGCGGGCGGCGTGCTGGCCATCACTCCGGTCGCCGCGCTCATGTTCCGGTTCAACAACCCGGACGCACTGCTGGTGCTCCTGCTGACGTTCTCGGCGTACCTCACGTTGCGCGGCATCGAGAGCGGACGGGTGCGCTGGGTGGTGTGGGCCGGCGTCGCGGTCGGGTTCGCGTTCCTGACGAAGCAGCTGCAGGCGTTCCTCATCCTCCCGGTCCTCGCCGGGGTCTATCTGGCCGCAGCGCCGCTGTCGTGGCGCAAGCGGTTCGGGCACCTCGTCGCCGCGCTCGGCGCCGTGGTCGTCTCCGCCGGCTGGTGGGTCGCCATCGTCGAGCTCGTACCCGCCTCGCTGCGGCCCTACATCGGCGGATCGCAGACCAACAGCTTCCTGGAGCTCACGTTCGGTTACAACGGCCTCGGGCGGCTCACGGGCGACGAGACGGGATCGGTGACCGGAGGCGGCGGGGGAGGGACCGGCGGCGGGATGTGGGGCCAGACCGGCATCCTCCGGCTGTTCGAGAACGAGGTCGGCGGTCAGATCGCCTGGCTCCTTCCCGCCGCGCTCGTGCTGTTCGCCGTGGCCCTCGTGCTCGGGCGCCGGATGGCCCGGACCGACGCGCGTCGGGCGACGCTGCTCGTCTTCGGCGGCTGGCTGCTCGTGACCGCCGTGGCGTTCAGCTTCATGGCGGGCATCTTCCACGCGTACTACACGGTCGCGCTCGCTCCGGCGCTCGCTGTGACGGTGGCGGTGGGCGCCTCCGCGCTCTGGCAGGCGCGCGAGCGGCTGTGGATCCGCATCGCCTCCGCGGTCATCGTCCTCGGGACGGGGATCTGGGCCTGGGTGCTCCTCGACCGCGCCACGGACTGGCTGCCGTGGCTCAAGGTCGCCGTGCTCGTCGCCTCGCTCGTCGCGGCCGTGCTGCTCGTGCTCCCGCCCCGGCGGGCGCTCGCGGCCGCGACCATCGCGGTGACCCTGGTGGCAGCCCTTCTCGCGCCGCTTGCGTACACGATCCAGACGGTGACGACCGCCCATACCGGCTCCATCGTCACCGCCGGACCGACCGTGGCCGGAGGGATGGGCGGCCCGGGCGGTGCCCGCGGCTTCGGGGGTGCCCCCGGTGCAGGGAACGGCGGTCCCGGCCGGTTCGGCGGCCAGGGGACTCCTCCGGGCGCGACCGGCACAGCGCCGGGCGGGACGGGAGCGACCGGCGGCACCGGAACCGCGCCCGGCGGCGGGGGAGGGATGGGCTCGCTCCTGGGCTCGGGGACCGTCGGCTCCCAGCTCGCGGCGCTCCTGAAGGCGGACGCGTCGTCCTACACCTGGGTCGCCGCGGCCGTCGGCTCCAACTCGGCCGCCGGGTACCAGCTGGCGACTCAGGAGGCGGTCATGCCGATCGGGGGCTTCAACGGCTCCGACCCGTCGCCCACGCTCGCGCAGTTCCAGAAGTACGTTGCCGAGGGACGCATCCACTACTTCATCGCGGGCGGCGTGGGCGGTCAGGCCAACGGTGGGAGCAACGCGTCCAGCCGGATCGCGGCCTGGGTCGCCGACACGTTCACCGCACAGACCGTTGACGGGGTGACGGTGTACGACCTCACGGAGTGA
- a CDS encoding amino acid permease, protein MTERGPSATNGSTTHAGGPEPELPDPRVPAPPHGRLGVAGGTALYIAAVLGTGILVLPALAAAAAGPGAILAVAALALISVPLASTFAALARRHPDAGGVATFARRAFGPDAARVIGYWFFFGTPIGAPIAALMTARYVVAVIGGDALTTTLIAIGLMVIPVIVTAFGVRFAASVQLVLSGALVAVLIFVLAAAAPHARAENLEPLLPHGWAGVGLAMSLYIWAFAGWEAVAGIGGEFRNPRRDIPRATALALVIVSVAYLAIQAVTVVVLGGKAATSDVPLLDLVRVATGDGGGVVVAVIAAIVVTGVFNAYLAAFSKLGAAMGRDGDLPAWFGRGVENGAVARRGLLLSAVVMALYSVVVLASGDLQPFILIHTSIAAAVYGLGVASALRLLPARSLGWWMALISCVLAAGLLVLAGWHLVFPAVAAVVALAVGALSRSRRRRSGRSAGADPA, encoded by the coding sequence ATGACGGAACGCGGGCCCTCGGCGACGAACGGCAGCACGACGCACGCCGGCGGTCCGGAGCCCGAACTGCCCGATCCGCGGGTGCCCGCGCCGCCGCACGGGCGGCTGGGAGTGGCCGGCGGCACCGCGCTGTACATCGCGGCGGTGCTCGGCACCGGCATCCTGGTGCTTCCGGCGCTCGCCGCGGCAGCGGCCGGCCCTGGAGCGATCCTGGCGGTCGCGGCGCTCGCCCTGATCTCGGTGCCGCTGGCGAGCACCTTCGCCGCGCTCGCGCGACGGCACCCCGACGCCGGAGGCGTCGCCACCTTCGCGCGCCGGGCGTTCGGCCCGGACGCCGCCCGCGTGATCGGGTACTGGTTCTTCTTCGGCACGCCCATCGGCGCGCCGATCGCGGCGTTGATGACGGCCCGGTACGTGGTCGCGGTGATCGGCGGCGACGCGCTCACCACAACGCTGATCGCCATCGGACTGATGGTGATCCCGGTCATCGTGACGGCCTTCGGCGTGCGGTTCGCGGCCTCGGTGCAGCTCGTCCTGTCCGGCGCGCTCGTCGCCGTGCTGATCTTCGTGCTGGCGGCGGCCGCGCCGCACGCCCGAGCGGAGAACCTCGAGCCCCTGCTCCCGCACGGCTGGGCGGGCGTCGGCCTGGCGATGAGTCTCTACATCTGGGCCTTCGCCGGGTGGGAGGCCGTCGCGGGAATCGGCGGCGAGTTCCGGAACCCCCGGCGCGACATCCCGCGGGCGACCGCCCTCGCGCTGGTCATCGTCTCGGTCGCGTATCTCGCCATCCAGGCCGTCACGGTCGTGGTGCTCGGCGGGAAGGCGGCGACGAGCGATGTCCCGCTGCTCGACCTCGTCCGGGTCGCCACCGGCGACGGAGGGGGCGTGGTCGTCGCCGTGATCGCCGCCATCGTCGTGACCGGTGTCTTCAACGCCTACCTCGCGGCCTTCAGCAAGCTGGGCGCGGCCATGGGACGCGACGGCGACCTCCCCGCCTGGTTCGGGCGTGGCGTCGAGAACGGCGCGGTCGCGCGGCGCGGTCTCCTGCTGTCGGCGGTCGTCATGGCCCTGTACTCGGTCGTCGTGCTGGCGAGCGGCGACCTCCAGCCGTTCATCCTCATCCACACGAGCATCGCGGCCGCGGTCTACGGGCTGGGAGTGGCGTCGGCGTTGCGGCTGCTCCCAGCGCGCTCGCTCGGCTGGTGGATGGCGCTGATCTCGTGCGTGCTCGCGGCCGGGCTGCTCGTGCTCGCCGGATGGCATCTGGTCTTCCCCGCGGTCGCGGCCGTCGTCGCGCTGGCGGTCGGCGCCCTCTCGCGCTCGCGCCGCCGGCGTTCCGGGCGGTCCGCTGGAGCCGATCCCGCATAA
- a CDS encoding LacI family DNA-binding transcriptional regulator — protein MTEHQRASSMRDVAALAGVSHQTVSRVINGHPSIRESTRQRVLAAMDQLHYRPNRAARALVTARSRTIGILSTSAAALYGPVSSINAIQDAGRAAGYFIAVAQLADLKPESIAAGLDHLLAQSVEGLIVIAPQEVVLQQLETARLDVPYVTLLGGPASVQRELTVDQVAGARAATRHLIDLGHRRIVHLSGPLEWFEAQARVHGYRSELAAAGLTPMPSPEGDWTAESGYRLGREVLGDPEVTAVFTSNDQMALGVYHAAHELGRRIPEDVSVVGFDDIAEAAHYWPPLTTVLQDFTQLGRRSVESLVTEIEGGTEPTPVTLQPDLVVRASTAPPVSVG, from the coding sequence GTGACGGAGCATCAGCGGGCCTCGAGTATGCGCGATGTCGCCGCCCTCGCCGGTGTGTCGCATCAGACGGTCTCGCGCGTGATCAACGGGCATCCCAGTATCCGCGAGTCGACGCGGCAGAGAGTGCTGGCCGCCATGGACCAGCTCCACTACCGGCCCAACCGCGCCGCCCGAGCGCTGGTCACCGCCCGATCGCGCACGATCGGGATCCTCTCGACGTCCGCCGCGGCCCTCTACGGACCCGTGTCGAGCATCAATGCGATTCAGGATGCCGGACGCGCAGCCGGCTACTTCATCGCCGTCGCCCAGCTCGCCGACCTCAAGCCGGAGTCCATCGCCGCCGGCCTCGACCACCTGCTCGCGCAGTCGGTCGAAGGGCTCATCGTCATCGCGCCGCAGGAGGTCGTCCTCCAGCAGCTCGAGACGGCGCGCCTCGACGTCCCGTACGTCACCCTGCTGGGCGGTCCGGCGTCGGTCCAGCGCGAGCTCACCGTCGACCAGGTGGCCGGCGCCCGGGCCGCGACCCGCCATCTGATCGACCTCGGCCACCGGCGGATCGTGCACCTCTCGGGGCCGCTCGAATGGTTCGAGGCGCAGGCCCGCGTCCACGGCTACCGGTCGGAGCTCGCTGCCGCCGGCCTCACTCCGATGCCGTCGCCGGAAGGCGACTGGACCGCGGAATCCGGCTACCGCCTCGGCCGCGAGGTGCTCGGCGACCCGGAGGTGACGGCCGTGTTCACCTCCAACGACCAGATGGCGCTCGGCGTCTATCACGCGGCGCACGAGCTCGGTCGGCGGATCCCCGAAGACGTGAGCGTCGTCGGCTTCGACGACATCGCCGAGGCCGCCCATTACTGGCCGCCGCTCACGACCGTGCTGCAGGACTTCACCCAGCTCGGCCGGCGCAGTGTCGAGAGCCTGGTGACCGAGATCGAAGGGGGAACGGAGCCGACGCCGGTGACCCTGCAGCCCGACCTCGTGGTCCGCGCCTCCACCGCTCCTCCTGTCTCGGTCGGCTGA
- a CDS encoding MFS transporter gives MSSRDLDAETAAPATSDVAQAGGVLSSPFRWTSIGMCLLITLAAFEALAVTTIMPTVSRELDGASLYAFAFAGPLAVGVVGMVAAGAWTDRGNPRSALIASVVLFAAGLLTAGLAPTMGVFVSGRLIHGLGGGALTVVLYVIVARVYPPRLHPRIFAGFAAAWVIPSLIGPFIAGVLSETVGWRWVFLGVVALTALAMLMVVPVMRGVRRAPDEPGPFPVGRILWSLLLAAAVLALTLAAEASGPVQWIVPVLAAAVAAVAIRPLVPRGTLVARRGLPSVILMRAIVAATFFASEVYVPLIMVTEYGLSAAIAGLALTAAGLSWSAASWAQGRFPGIGNRLAARLGAAGLTVALASLIATAVWHLDPWVVVVGWAFAGAGMGFVYPRLGVLTLHYSTPADQGFNSSALTIADSTGSAVALAATAVVFAALRGLGGGVPFVGAFAVTAVLCGLAWVVGSRLVRR, from the coding sequence ATGAGCTCGCGCGACCTGGATGCGGAGACCGCGGCCCCCGCAACCTCCGATGTCGCGCAGGCCGGCGGTGTGCTGAGCTCGCCGTTCCGCTGGACGAGCATCGGGATGTGCCTCCTGATCACGCTCGCGGCTTTCGAAGCCCTCGCCGTGACCACGATCATGCCGACCGTCAGCCGCGAGCTCGACGGCGCCTCGCTCTACGCGTTCGCCTTCGCGGGTCCTCTCGCCGTCGGCGTCGTCGGGATGGTGGCCGCGGGCGCGTGGACCGACCGCGGCAATCCGCGGTCCGCGCTGATCGCCTCCGTCGTCCTCTTCGCGGCGGGTCTCCTCACCGCCGGGCTGGCTCCGACGATGGGGGTGTTCGTCAGCGGCCGGCTCATCCACGGTCTGGGCGGCGGAGCGCTCACGGTCGTTCTCTACGTCATCGTGGCCCGGGTGTATCCGCCACGGCTGCATCCGCGGATCTTCGCGGGGTTCGCCGCCGCGTGGGTCATCCCGTCGCTGATCGGCCCGTTCATCGCGGGCGTGTTGAGCGAGACCGTCGGCTGGCGCTGGGTGTTCCTCGGCGTGGTCGCGCTGACCGCCCTGGCCATGCTGATGGTGGTGCCGGTGATGCGCGGCGTACGCCGTGCTCCCGATGAGCCGGGGCCCTTCCCGGTCGGACGCATCCTGTGGTCGCTGCTGCTCGCCGCGGCGGTGCTCGCCCTCACCCTCGCCGCCGAGGCGTCGGGCCCGGTGCAGTGGATCGTGCCGGTGCTCGCCGCCGCGGTCGCGGCCGTCGCGATCCGTCCGCTGGTGCCGCGCGGCACGCTCGTCGCACGCCGCGGTCTGCCGAGCGTCATCCTGATGCGCGCCATCGTCGCCGCGACCTTCTTCGCCTCCGAGGTCTACGTACCGCTCATCATGGTGACCGAGTACGGGCTCTCCGCCGCGATCGCGGGTCTCGCCCTGACCGCGGCCGGCCTCAGCTGGTCGGCGGCCTCGTGGGCCCAGGGACGCTTCCCCGGCATCGGCAACCGACTTGCCGCACGCCTCGGCGCCGCCGGGCTGACCGTCGCGCTCGCGTCGCTCATCGCTACGGCGGTGTGGCATCTGGATCCGTGGGTCGTGGTCGTCGGCTGGGCGTTCGCCGGGGCAGGCATGGGCTTCGTCTACCCGCGCCTCGGCGTCCTCACTCTGCACTATTCGACGCCCGCCGACCAGGGCTTCAACAGCTCGGCCTTGACGATCGCCGACTCCACCGGCTCGGCGGTCGCACTGGCCGCGACGGCGGTCGTCTTCGCTGCCCTCCGCGGCCTCGGCGGCGGCGTTCCGTTCGTCGGTGCATTCGCGGTGACGGCGGTGCTGTGCGGACTCGCGTGGGTCGTCGGTTCGCGACTCGTGCGTCGCTGA